Proteins encoded together in one Salmo trutta chromosome 3, fSalTru1.1, whole genome shotgun sequence window:
- the flcn gene encoding folliculin isoform X2, whose protein sequence is MNALVALCHFCELHGPRTLFCTEALHPPSPTPSQAGAPIPGDRESDRDGEGLTMRANSSATQRGDMCEGCRSLPASHPGFVSVDSETGIRFLSHQQPRQPQLFSVVRQACVRSLSCEVCPGREGPIFFGDEQHGFVFSHTFFIKDSLARGFQRWYSIVMVAMDRIYLINSWPFLLRHLRLTIQSLQSTALKVFDSEQCVCPQRAVRMNSVFSPAVFPHQRSGNAARSLPSLTQHTNLWASLHSSFSWLLKACGSRLTEKLLEGAPTEDTLVLIERQTEQEEEMSCWEGAEGGGSRPQCHQSESELYRDFLFNEGKAEGYPGPKFRSLRHLRQVLGTTDFRQLAWHVLMGNQVILRGADPGLIHSAFTMLKALLPVGCVRSVTYSAQYEEAYRCNFLGLSPDVPIPTHVSSSEFSVLVDVVSVERGSLYSAACGEDILSLYQFNISSTNSQPTDKGPTLLNKIEVALSNENLSVDVVSHCLLCLKEEWMNKVKVLFKFSKVDGRGREDTQKVLALLGATGPGEEDNVRLLKFWMTGLSKTYKSHLMTAVRGGERPLSQ, encoded by the exons ATGAATGCTCTGGTAGCTCTCTGTCATTTCTGTGAGCTCCATGGCCCCCGGACCCTGTTCTGCACCGAGGCTCTGCACCCCCCGTCCCCCACACCCTCCCAGGCTGGCGCCCCCATACCCGGGGACAGGGAGTCggacagagatggagagggacTCACCATGAGGGCAAACAGCTCAgctacacagagaggagacatgTGCGAG GGCTGCCGGTCTCTCCCAGCGTCTCACCCTGGCTTCGTCAGCGTAGACAGTGAGACAGGCATCCGGTTCCTCAGCCACCAACAACCCAGACAACCCCAGCTCTTCAGTGTGGTCCGCCAGGCCTGCGTACGCAGCCTCAGCTGTGAG GTGTGTCCAGGTCGTGAGGGTCCTATCTTCTTTGGGGATGAGCAGCATGGTTTTGTGTTCTCTCACACATTCTTCATCAAGGACAGCCTGGCCCGGGGCTTCCAGCGGTGGTACAGTATCGTCATGGTAGCCATGGACAGGATCTACCTCATCAACTCCTGGCCCTTCCTGCTGCGCCACCTCAGACTCACTATACAGAGTCTCCAGAGCACAGCACTGAag GTGTTTGacagtgagcagtgtgtgtgtcctcagagGGCGGTGAGGATGAACAGTGTGTTCTCTCCTGCTGTCTTCCCCCACCAGAGGAGTGGTAACGCGGCCCGCTCCCTGCCCTCCCTCACACAGCACACCAACCTCTGGGCCAGCCTGCACTCCTCCTTCAGCTG GTTACTGAAGGCCTGTGGTAGTCGTCTGACAGAGAAGCTGCTGGAGGGAGCTCCCACAGAGGACACACTGGTgctcatagagagacagacag AGCAAGAGGAGGAAATGAGTTGCTGGGAAGGAGCAGAAGGGGGCGGGTCTAGACCCCAGTGCCACCAATCGGAAAGCGAACTGTACAGAGACTTCTTGTTTAACGAGGGGAAAGCAGAGGGGTATCCTGGTCCAAAGTTCAGGTCCTTGAGACATTTAAGACAG GTGCTCGGGACCACTGATTTCCGCCAGCTAGCATGGCACGTGCTCATGGGAAATCAGGTCATATTGAGAGGGGCTGACCCAGGGCTCATCCATTCAGCATTCACCATGCTGAAG GCCTTGCTCCCGGTGGGCTGTGTCCGCTCTGTGACGTACAGCGCCCAGTATGAGGAAGCATACAGATGTAACTTCCTGGGCCTCAGCCCTGACGTGCCCATCCCCACACACGTCAGCTCCTCAG AGTTCTCAGTGTTGGTGGATGTGGTCAGTGTGGAGAGGGGCTCTCTGTACTCTGCTGCTTGTGGAGAAGACATCCTCTCACTCTACCAGTTCAACATCAGCAGTACCAACTCACAGCCTACAGATAAAG GTCCCACGTTGTTGAATAAGATCGAGGTGGCGTTGTCCAATGAGAACCTGTCAGTGGACGTGGTCTCTCACTGTCTGCTGTGTCTGAAGGAGGAGTGGATGAA TAAAGTGAAGGTGCTGTTTAAGTTCTCCAAGGTAGATGGGCGTGGGAGGGAGGACACCCAGAAGGTGTTGGCCCTGCTGGGTGCCACGGGGCCTGGGGAAGAGGACAACGTCAGGCTGCTCAAGTTCTGGATGACGGGACTCAGCAAGACCTACAAGAGCCATCTGATGACCGCtgtcagaggaggggagaggcccCTTAGCCAGTGA
- the flcn gene encoding folliculin isoform X1, translating to MGGPALFFPLQMNALVALCHFCELHGPRTLFCTEALHPPSPTPSQAGAPIPGDRESDRDGEGLTMRANSSATQRGDMCEGCRSLPASHPGFVSVDSETGIRFLSHQQPRQPQLFSVVRQACVRSLSCEVCPGREGPIFFGDEQHGFVFSHTFFIKDSLARGFQRWYSIVMVAMDRIYLINSWPFLLRHLRLTIQSLQSTALKVFDSEQCVCPQRAVRMNSVFSPAVFPHQRSGNAARSLPSLTQHTNLWASLHSSFSWLLKACGSRLTEKLLEGAPTEDTLVLIERQTEQEEEMSCWEGAEGGGSRPQCHQSESELYRDFLFNEGKAEGYPGPKFRSLRHLRQVLGTTDFRQLAWHVLMGNQVILRGADPGLIHSAFTMLKALLPVGCVRSVTYSAQYEEAYRCNFLGLSPDVPIPTHVSSSEFSVLVDVVSVERGSLYSAACGEDILSLYQFNISSTNSQPTDKGPTLLNKIEVALSNENLSVDVVSHCLLCLKEEWMNKVKVLFKFSKVDGRGREDTQKVLALLGATGPGEEDNVRLLKFWMTGLSKTYKSHLMTAVRGGERPLSQ from the exons atgggtGGGCCGGCCCTGTTCTTTCCCCTTCAGATGAATGCTCTGGTAGCTCTCTGTCATTTCTGTGAGCTCCATGGCCCCCGGACCCTGTTCTGCACCGAGGCTCTGCACCCCCCGTCCCCCACACCCTCCCAGGCTGGCGCCCCCATACCCGGGGACAGGGAGTCggacagagatggagagggacTCACCATGAGGGCAAACAGCTCAgctacacagagaggagacatgTGCGAG GGCTGCCGGTCTCTCCCAGCGTCTCACCCTGGCTTCGTCAGCGTAGACAGTGAGACAGGCATCCGGTTCCTCAGCCACCAACAACCCAGACAACCCCAGCTCTTCAGTGTGGTCCGCCAGGCCTGCGTACGCAGCCTCAGCTGTGAG GTGTGTCCAGGTCGTGAGGGTCCTATCTTCTTTGGGGATGAGCAGCATGGTTTTGTGTTCTCTCACACATTCTTCATCAAGGACAGCCTGGCCCGGGGCTTCCAGCGGTGGTACAGTATCGTCATGGTAGCCATGGACAGGATCTACCTCATCAACTCCTGGCCCTTCCTGCTGCGCCACCTCAGACTCACTATACAGAGTCTCCAGAGCACAGCACTGAag GTGTTTGacagtgagcagtgtgtgtgtcctcagagGGCGGTGAGGATGAACAGTGTGTTCTCTCCTGCTGTCTTCCCCCACCAGAGGAGTGGTAACGCGGCCCGCTCCCTGCCCTCCCTCACACAGCACACCAACCTCTGGGCCAGCCTGCACTCCTCCTTCAGCTG GTTACTGAAGGCCTGTGGTAGTCGTCTGACAGAGAAGCTGCTGGAGGGAGCTCCCACAGAGGACACACTGGTgctcatagagagacagacag AGCAAGAGGAGGAAATGAGTTGCTGGGAAGGAGCAGAAGGGGGCGGGTCTAGACCCCAGTGCCACCAATCGGAAAGCGAACTGTACAGAGACTTCTTGTTTAACGAGGGGAAAGCAGAGGGGTATCCTGGTCCAAAGTTCAGGTCCTTGAGACATTTAAGACAG GTGCTCGGGACCACTGATTTCCGCCAGCTAGCATGGCACGTGCTCATGGGAAATCAGGTCATATTGAGAGGGGCTGACCCAGGGCTCATCCATTCAGCATTCACCATGCTGAAG GCCTTGCTCCCGGTGGGCTGTGTCCGCTCTGTGACGTACAGCGCCCAGTATGAGGAAGCATACAGATGTAACTTCCTGGGCCTCAGCCCTGACGTGCCCATCCCCACACACGTCAGCTCCTCAG AGTTCTCAGTGTTGGTGGATGTGGTCAGTGTGGAGAGGGGCTCTCTGTACTCTGCTGCTTGTGGAGAAGACATCCTCTCACTCTACCAGTTCAACATCAGCAGTACCAACTCACAGCCTACAGATAAAG GTCCCACGTTGTTGAATAAGATCGAGGTGGCGTTGTCCAATGAGAACCTGTCAGTGGACGTGGTCTCTCACTGTCTGCTGTGTCTGAAGGAGGAGTGGATGAA TAAAGTGAAGGTGCTGTTTAAGTTCTCCAAGGTAGATGGGCGTGGGAGGGAGGACACCCAGAAGGTGTTGGCCCTGCTGGGTGCCACGGGGCCTGGGGAAGAGGACAACGTCAGGCTGCTCAAGTTCTGGATGACGGGACTCAGCAAGACCTACAAGAGCCATCTGATGACCGCtgtcagaggaggggagaggcccCTTAGCCAGTGA
- the zgc:174888 gene encoding uncharacterized protein zgc:174888, which produces MSRSVLLLLSILTLQGSGCNYFLRGVVDNLQTTINSDHAGFRKVFPKDYWISHHYNVNLLCSTDPCCVFRAATVLSDSWLQLRSQLWPEHHSFEFISNLIQALGDRGMTKGRFEDPDPSVLPSVSSSPEKLLNFTSSVFSKWLELGCSTPVDTCPFPTLASPAVEEERPALESKKVRLLTTRAVHRENEGETGMRLHTPPPTNRSPPSKGGLLLVFSGSLFLFYLYLTRQVN; this is translated from the exons ATGTCACGATCAG TTTTACTGTTGCTATCAATATTGACACTCCAAGGTAGCGGATGTAATTACTTTTTGAGGGGGGTTGTCGATAATCTTCAAACCACCATTAACTCAGACCACGCTGGATTT CGTAAGGTGTTCCCTAAAGACTATTGGATTTCCCACCACTACAATGTCAACCTGCTGTGCAGCACTGATCCG tgttgtgtgttccGAGCTGCGACTGTTCTCTCTGACTCCTGGCTCCAGCTCCGCAGCCAGCTGTGGCCAGAGCACCATAGCTTCGAATTCATCTCCAACCTCATACAAGCCCTGGGTGACAGGGGTATGACAAAAGGG AGATTTGAGGATCCTGACCCTTCAGttcttccctctgtctcctcctctccagagaAACTTCTCAACTTCACTTCATCTGTTTTCTCCAAATGGCTGGAGCTGGGGTGCTCAACCCCGGTGGATACTTGTCCCTTCCCCACTCTGGCCTCTCCTGCTGTGGAGGAAGAAAGGCCAGCTCTGGAAAGTAAAAAAGTGAGGTTATTAACCACACGAGCAGTTCACAGGGAGAATGAAGGGGAAACAGGGATGAGGTTACACACACCTCCACCAACCAATAGGAGCCCACCATCCAAAGGTGGGCTCCTATTAGTTTTTTCTGGgtctttgtttttattttacctttatttaactaggcaagtcaattaa